In a single window of the Pedococcus dokdonensis genome:
- a CDS encoding NAD-dependent malic enzyme produces the protein MSAPSPGYSITVRAEAPAAIDTTGVVAAAVASAGGALTALDVVESRGDTLVVDVTCNASDADHADRITAEIAAVPGVSVRKVSDRTFLLHLGGKLEVVPKVPLKHRDDLSRAYTPGVARVCLAIADNPEDARRLTIKRNTVAVVTDGSAVLGLGNIGPAAALPVMEGKAALFKQFAGVDAWPVCLDTQDTEQIISIVKAIAPVYGGVNLEDISAPRCFEIERRLRDELDIPVFHDDQHGTAIVTLAALRNALRVVGKRLEDVRIVVSGVGAAGHAIVRLLDAQGATDIIGCDRHGALDPEADHADEFRGWIARNTNPSRTTGTLKEVLRGADVFIGVSAPNLLDGDDIATMGQDAIVFAMANPDPEVDPVAASHHAAVVATGRSDYANQINNVLAFPGFFRGLLDAGARDITDEMMIAAAQAIADCVHPDELNASFIVPSVFDPEVSPAVASAVRAAAGTERKG, from the coding sequence ATGTCCGCACCGAGCCCTGGGTACTCCATCACCGTGCGCGCCGAGGCGCCTGCCGCGATCGACACCACGGGGGTGGTGGCGGCGGCCGTCGCCTCGGCGGGGGGAGCGCTCACCGCGCTCGACGTGGTCGAGTCGCGCGGTGACACGCTGGTCGTCGACGTGACCTGCAACGCCTCGGACGCCGACCACGCCGATCGGATCACCGCAGAGATCGCCGCCGTGCCCGGGGTCAGCGTGCGCAAGGTCAGCGACCGCACCTTCCTGCTCCACCTCGGGGGCAAGCTCGAGGTCGTGCCCAAGGTGCCGCTCAAGCACCGCGACGACCTGTCCCGCGCCTACACCCCCGGCGTCGCCCGGGTCTGCCTGGCCATCGCCGACAACCCCGAGGACGCGCGTCGCCTCACCATCAAGCGCAACACCGTCGCGGTCGTGACGGACGGGTCGGCCGTGCTGGGGCTCGGCAACATCGGCCCCGCCGCAGCCCTGCCGGTGATGGAGGGCAAGGCCGCGCTCTTCAAGCAGTTCGCCGGTGTCGACGCCTGGCCGGTCTGCCTCGACACCCAGGACACCGAGCAGATCATCAGCATCGTCAAGGCGATCGCCCCCGTCTACGGCGGCGTCAACCTCGAGGACATCTCGGCGCCACGCTGCTTCGAGATCGAGCGGCGGCTGCGCGACGAGCTCGACATCCCGGTCTTCCACGACGACCAGCACGGCACCGCGATCGTCACCCTGGCGGCGCTGCGCAACGCACTCCGGGTGGTCGGCAAGCGGCTCGAGGACGTGCGGATCGTGGTGTCCGGGGTCGGCGCCGCCGGGCACGCCATCGTGCGGCTGCTCGACGCCCAGGGGGCCACCGACATCATCGGCTGCGACCGGCACGGCGCGCTGGACCCCGAGGCCGACCACGCCGACGAGTTCAGGGGCTGGATCGCCCGCAACACCAACCCTTCTCGCACCACCGGCACGCTCAAGGAAGTCCTGCGCGGAGCCGACGTCTTCATCGGGGTGTCGGCCCCGAACCTCCTCGACGGCGACGACATCGCGACGATGGGCCAGGACGCGATCGTCTTCGCCATGGCCAACCCCGACCCCGAGGTCGACCCGGTCGCGGCCAGCCACCACGCCGCGGTCGTGGCCACCGGACGGTCCGACTACGCCAACCAGATCAACAACGTGCTCGCCTTCCCGGGCTTCTTCCGCGGCCTGCTCGACGCGGGTGCCCGTGACATCACCGACGAGATGATGATCGCTGCGGCCCAGGCGATCGCCGACTGCGTGCACCCTGACGAGCTGAACGCGAGCTTCATCGTGCCGAGCGTGTTCGACCCCGAGGTGTCGCCGGCGGTTGCCTCCGCCGTGCGCGCCGCTGCCGGCACCGAGCGCAAGGGCTGA
- a CDS encoding fumarylacetoacetate hydrolase family protein, translating to MQFGTVATARASTAGPSTAWTSAAARTPEGWRALPAPDLSAYLAGGGTLGPDTALGELLPHARPIAPLPSPAKVVCCGLNYGEHIRETGRELPTHPTLFAKYADSLVGPDDDVSLAAGTDVDWEAELAVVVGAEIRGADRSTAAAAIAGFTVANDVSVRDWQYRTLQWFQGKAWDRSTPTGPVVVTPDEVDPTAGLTVSCRVNGEEVQRDSTATLVFDPADLLAYISTFTVLRPGDLVLTGTPGGVGTARDPQRFLADGDVLETEIEGIGLLRNTIRLTD from the coding sequence ATGCAGTTCGGCACCGTCGCCACCGCCCGGGCTTCGACGGCGGGTCCCTCGACAGCGTGGACCTCCGCGGCCGCGCGCACCCCCGAGGGCTGGCGGGCGCTGCCCGCGCCGGACCTGTCCGCCTACCTCGCGGGCGGTGGCACCCTCGGCCCCGACACCGCACTCGGCGAGCTGCTGCCGCACGCCCGGCCCATCGCGCCGCTTCCCAGCCCGGCCAAGGTGGTGTGCTGCGGGCTCAACTACGGCGAGCACATCCGCGAGACCGGACGCGAGCTCCCGACCCACCCGACGCTCTTCGCCAAGTACGCCGACAGCCTCGTGGGCCCCGACGACGACGTCTCGCTCGCTGCGGGCACGGACGTCGACTGGGAGGCCGAGCTGGCCGTGGTCGTCGGCGCCGAGATCCGCGGCGCCGACCGGTCCACCGCCGCTGCGGCCATCGCCGGCTTCACCGTGGCCAACGACGTCTCGGTGCGCGACTGGCAGTACCGCACGCTGCAGTGGTTCCAGGGCAAGGCCTGGGACCGCTCGACCCCCACCGGTCCCGTCGTCGTCACGCCCGACGAGGTCGACCCGACCGCCGGGCTGACCGTCAGCTGCCGGGTCAACGGCGAGGAGGTGCAGCGTGACAGCACGGCGACGCTGGTCTTCGACCCGGCCGACCTGCTCGCCTACATCTCGACCTTCACCGTCCTGCGGCCCGGCGACCTCGTGCTCACCGGCACCCCGGGCGGGGTGGGCACCGCGCGCGACCCCCAGCGGTTCCTTGCCGACGGCGATGTGCTCGAGACCGAGATCGAGGGGATCGGGTTGCTGCGCAACACGATCCGACTGACCGACTGA
- a CDS encoding HNH endonuclease family protein — protein sequence MYQPDQPDQPDQPDQPDLLDQTTVGQTTVGQMVADYAGGASLAAVGAAHGVPWWIVRSRLRERGVLPRARPGRRYPADPEWWARQLEPRKVDGVWLRGDLARLAERFGVTTQAIRRRLALMGVEHRREAVVPDPHCAPEEFDRWVTTATQPEGDCLRWVFARRPYPYPTVRHDGDQRPVHHLVWARHHGALPPGQEVSHVAGCVHSDCLNPHHLVAMTPRARLDGLVSQGVFPHGDKHWWAKLSHDQAVAILESRASAADEARRMGVSPSTVRAIRSGRRWKHLQR from the coding sequence GTGTACCAACCCGACCAACCCGACCAACCCGACCAACCCGACCAGCCCGACCTCCTCGACCAGACCACCGTCGGCCAGACCACCGTCGGCCAGATGGTCGCCGACTACGCGGGCGGCGCGTCCCTGGCTGCCGTCGGGGCGGCCCACGGTGTGCCGTGGTGGATCGTCCGCAGCAGGCTGCGCGAGCGGGGCGTGCTCCCGCGCGCGAGGCCGGGGCGTCGCTACCCCGCCGACCCGGAGTGGTGGGCCAGGCAGCTGGAGCCCCGCAAGGTGGACGGCGTCTGGCTGCGCGGCGACCTGGCGAGGTTGGCCGAGCGGTTCGGGGTGACCACCCAGGCGATCCGCCGACGCCTTGCCCTGATGGGCGTGGAGCACCGGCGCGAGGCGGTCGTGCCCGACCCACACTGCGCTCCCGAGGAGTTCGACCGCTGGGTGACGACGGCGACCCAGCCCGAGGGCGACTGCCTGCGCTGGGTGTTCGCGCGGCGGCCCTATCCCTATCCGACCGTGCGTCACGACGGCGACCAGCGGCCGGTCCACCACCTCGTCTGGGCGCGCCACCACGGCGCTCTGCCGCCCGGCCAGGAGGTCAGCCACGTCGCCGGCTGCGTGCACTCCGACTGCCTCAACCCGCACCACCTCGTCGCCATGACGCCCCGGGCCCGCCTCGACGGCCTCGTCAGCCAGGGCGTCTTCCCCCACGGCGACAAGCACTGGTGGGCCAAGCTCTCCCACGACCAGGCCGTGGCCATCCTCGAGAGCCGCGCGTCCGCAGCTGACGAGGCCAGGCGGATGGGCGTGTCACCGAGCACGGTGCGGGCGATCCGGTCCGGCCGCCGGTGGAAGCACCTGCAGCGGTGA
- a CDS encoding acyl-CoA thioesterase — protein sequence MTHPTSQIVTDALVLEPVAAQHFDVAFIGTTQPCPWPKAYGGDMVAQAAAAAMHTVTDGKVLHSMHSYFMRPVDIGAPVTYEVEVLRDGRGYATRQVRAFQNDKAAYTCLASFAAGEAGGRYAAQPAHDVPAPDSLPSAAAYLADREPGDGTTMTAESKEYWASGRSFDMRHLPGPVYLEVDGGSTPQQALWVKPFDALRPVDGLTDAQRDLAALAYVCDYTILEPVLRVLDLAWAQPGLVTASLDHAMWFHRPPAPGVLDGWLLYTQDAVAADAGRGVGHGRFFTPDGEHLATVVQEGMIRATPGGH from the coding sequence GTGACCCACCCGACGTCCCAGATCGTCACCGACGCCCTCGTGCTGGAACCCGTTGCGGCGCAGCACTTCGACGTCGCCTTCATCGGCACCACCCAGCCGTGCCCCTGGCCGAAGGCCTACGGCGGAGACATGGTCGCACAGGCGGCCGCCGCGGCGATGCACACCGTCACCGACGGCAAGGTGCTGCACTCGATGCACAGCTACTTCATGCGGCCCGTGGACATCGGCGCCCCGGTCACCTACGAGGTCGAGGTGCTGCGCGACGGTCGCGGTTACGCCACCCGCCAGGTCCGCGCCTTCCAGAACGACAAGGCCGCCTACACCTGCCTCGCCAGCTTCGCCGCCGGCGAGGCCGGGGGCCGGTATGCCGCGCAGCCGGCTCACGACGTCCCCGCACCCGACAGCCTGCCCAGCGCGGCGGCATACCTCGCGGACCGGGAGCCGGGGGACGGCACGACCATGACGGCGGAGTCCAAGGAGTACTGGGCATCCGGGCGCAGCTTCGACATGCGGCACCTGCCGGGGCCGGTCTACCTCGAGGTGGACGGCGGCAGCACGCCGCAGCAGGCGTTGTGGGTCAAGCCGTTCGACGCCCTGCGACCGGTCGACGGGCTCACCGACGCCCAGCGTGACCTGGCCGCGCTGGCCTACGTCTGCGACTACACCATCCTCGAGCCCGTGCTGCGGGTCCTCGACCTGGCCTGGGCGCAGCCCGGGCTCGTGACGGCGAGCCTCGACCACGCGATGTGGTTCCACCGCCCGCCGGCCCCCGGTGTGCTCGACGGCTGGCTGCTCTACACGCAGGACGCGGTCGCGGCGGACGCCGGCCGCGGCGTCGGCCACGGCCGCTTCTTCACCCCCGACGGCGAGCACCTCGCGACCGTCGTCCAGGAAGGCATGATCCGCGCCACCCCCGGAGGTCACTGA
- a CDS encoding helix-turn-helix domain-containing protein yields the protein MRVRVEFTTEPFHGEDDHLPAHVTASAEALRQAGLSPDLGPLGTSVEGDADVVVDAVSVALKEALSHGATRVTLTLDDADAVVTSPAPSGTEAGAGSAAGAADAAGAATDLTDGLSRLITDVERELGGPLATLPRAEKQHAVRLLEERGAFEMRRSAETVAEALGLTRFTVYNYLNRIRDAAAEPTA from the coding sequence ATGCGCGTGCGGGTGGAGTTCACGACCGAGCCGTTCCACGGCGAGGACGACCACCTGCCTGCCCACGTCACCGCATCCGCCGAGGCCTTGCGGCAGGCCGGGTTGTCGCCCGACCTGGGCCCGCTCGGCACGTCGGTGGAAGGTGACGCCGACGTGGTCGTCGACGCGGTGTCGGTGGCACTCAAGGAGGCGCTGTCGCACGGCGCCACACGGGTGACCCTGACCCTCGACGACGCCGACGCCGTAGTGACCTCGCCGGCTCCGTCAGGGACCGAGGCAGGGGCAGGGTCAGCAGCGGGGGCGGCCGACGCGGCCGGTGCCGCCACCGACCTCACCGACGGGTTGTCGCGACTCATCACCGACGTCGAGCGCGAGCTGGGTGGGCCGCTGGCCACCCTCCCGCGAGCCGAGAAGCAGCACGCGGTGCGGCTGCTGGAGGAACGGGGTGCCTTCGAGATGCGCCGCAGCGCCGAGACCGTCGCCGAGGCGTTGGGCCTGACCCGCTTCACGGTCTACAACTACCTCAACCGGATCCGCGACGCGGCCGCCGAGCCCACCGCCTGA
- a CDS encoding RidA family protein, giving the protein MSAHPLTPVPVNPASLAAPSGYSHGTLSGNTLYLGGQTALDAEMRIVPGGIVEQFRQAFGNVLATLAEAGGVPEDLVSITIYLTDIPDYQAHGREIGRAWRELAGPVYPAMAGIGTTALWQPEALIEILGVAVIPDERLRPPR; this is encoded by the coding sequence ATGTCCGCCCACCCGCTGACCCCCGTGCCCGTCAACCCGGCCTCGCTCGCGGCGCCCAGTGGCTACTCCCATGGCACCCTGAGCGGCAACACGCTCTACCTCGGTGGGCAGACCGCGCTCGACGCCGAGATGCGGATCGTGCCCGGCGGCATCGTCGAGCAGTTCCGGCAGGCGTTCGGCAACGTCCTCGCGACCCTCGCCGAGGCTGGTGGCGTGCCCGAGGACCTCGTGAGCATCACCATCTACCTCACCGACATCCCGGACTACCAGGCGCACGGTCGCGAGATCGGGCGCGCCTGGCGCGAGCTGGCCGGACCCGTCTACCCGGCCATGGCGGGGATCGGCACCACGGCGTTGTGGCAGCCCGAGGCGCTCATCGAGATCCTCGGCGTCGCGGTCATCCCGGACGAACGGCTCCGGCCTCCGCGGTGA
- a CDS encoding DUF6986 family protein, with the protein MTFDPTDLTRALDERLRDADSALAQQFPGERPTRQPVHTVYVPADRYDAGLVPAWGAQALAVLDEHGGTAQEYAALLGLPAELADDVVTRVRAKLAAEPIEDLRIDFEDGYGAPGEEVEDAAVKAAAADLLTSLAARTAAPFNGIRFKCFESPTRARGIRTLAGFVEAVAAPDGTLPDGFVVTLPKVTSVDQVEAMVQAAEAIEAALGLGAGALRFEIQVETPQSILGPDGTALVARMVHASAGRCTGLHYGTYDYSASAGIAAAYQSMEHPAADHAKAVMQVAAAGTGVRLSDGSTNILPVGDRDAVHRAWALHARLVRRSLERGFYQGWDLHPAQLPSRYAATYAFFREGLPAATERLRNYVGRVESGVMDEPATARALADFVVRGLDCGATDEQEVQALSGLDRAAIDRLAKRTSA; encoded by the coding sequence GTGACCTTCGACCCGACCGACCTCACCCGGGCGCTCGACGAGCGGCTTCGTGACGCGGATTCCGCTCTGGCGCAGCAGTTCCCGGGCGAGCGTCCGACGCGACAGCCCGTCCACACGGTCTACGTCCCGGCCGACCGCTACGACGCCGGTCTGGTGCCTGCGTGGGGTGCGCAGGCGCTCGCCGTCCTCGACGAGCACGGCGGGACCGCGCAGGAGTATGCCGCCCTGCTCGGCCTGCCCGCGGAGCTCGCCGACGACGTGGTCACCCGGGTGCGGGCCAAGCTGGCCGCCGAGCCGATCGAGGACCTGCGCATCGACTTCGAGGACGGGTACGGAGCGCCCGGTGAAGAGGTCGAGGATGCCGCCGTCAAGGCGGCCGCCGCCGACCTCCTCACGTCGCTCGCGGCGCGGACTGCCGCACCCTTCAACGGGATTCGCTTCAAGTGCTTCGAGTCGCCGACCCGCGCGCGGGGGATCCGCACGCTCGCCGGCTTCGTCGAGGCGGTGGCCGCCCCCGACGGCACGTTGCCCGACGGCTTCGTGGTGACGCTGCCCAAGGTCACGTCGGTCGACCAGGTCGAGGCGATGGTCCAGGCTGCGGAGGCGATCGAGGCGGCACTCGGGCTGGGCGCGGGCGCCCTGCGGTTCGAGATCCAGGTCGAGACCCCGCAGTCGATCCTCGGCCCGGACGGCACCGCGCTCGTGGCGCGCATGGTCCACGCGTCAGCCGGCCGGTGCACCGGCCTCCACTACGGCACCTACGACTACTCGGCCTCGGCAGGGATCGCCGCGGCATACCAGTCGATGGAGCACCCGGCCGCCGACCACGCGAAGGCGGTCATGCAGGTGGCCGCGGCGGGCACCGGGGTGCGCCTCTCCGACGGGTCGACCAACATCCTGCCCGTCGGCGACCGGGACGCCGTCCACCGCGCATGGGCGCTGCACGCCCGCCTGGTGCGACGTTCGCTCGAGCGCGGCTTCTACCAGGGCTGGGACCTGCACCCCGCCCAGCTGCCCAGCCGCTACGCCGCGACGTACGCGTTCTTCCGTGAGGGCCTGCCGGCCGCCACCGAGCGGCTGCGCAACTACGTCGGGCGGGTCGAGTCCGGGGTCATGGACGAGCCTGCGACGGCTCGCGCCCTCGCGGACTTCGTCGTGCGCGGACTCGACTGCGGCGCCACCGACGAGCAGGAGGTGCAGGCGCTCAGTGGCCTGGACCGTGCGGCCATCGACCGGCTCGCCAAGCGCACCAGCGCCTGA
- a CDS encoding cupin domain-containing protein, which produces MEPDFSKYQLEGDASAWADSNGLVVPVVTRGGLEVGDTGQSEGASRISGVSIQHTPAKRLWFGKVSNDAGYRSVPHHHGEAETGGYVLSGRARIYFGERFEDYLDMAEGDWVFVPPFMPHVECNLDRNNPLTWMTTRTPENIVVNLPQVTDAELRDWSDRP; this is translated from the coding sequence GTGGAACCCGACTTCAGCAAGTACCAGCTCGAGGGCGACGCCTCGGCGTGGGCCGACTCCAACGGCCTCGTGGTGCCGGTCGTCACCCGCGGTGGTCTCGAGGTGGGCGACACCGGCCAGTCCGAGGGCGCCAGCCGCATCTCCGGGGTGAGCATCCAGCACACCCCGGCCAAGCGGCTCTGGTTCGGCAAGGTCAGCAACGACGCCGGCTACCGCTCGGTGCCGCACCACCACGGCGAGGCCGAGACCGGCGGCTACGTCCTGTCGGGCCGGGCCCGCATCTACTTCGGCGAGCGCTTCGAGGACTACCTCGACATGGCCGAGGGCGACTGGGTCTTCGTGCCGCCGTTCATGCCCCACGTCGAGTGCAACCTCGACCGCAACAACCCGCTCACCTGGATGACGACCCGCACCCCCGAGAACATCGTCGTCAACCTCCCGCAGGTGACCGACGCCGAGCTGCGCGACTGGTCGGATCGCCCGTGA
- a CDS encoding PaaX family transcriptional regulator — MTTTELGGGLDGGGERGPLPPRALIVTLLGLYVREFGGWISVSALIRLMAAAGVDEQAVRSSLSRLKRRGIVEAERHDGVAGYALSDYARQVLELGDRRIFARPEEHSRGWVVVVFSVPESERQKRHALRARLSWLGFGTVSSGVWIAPGHLADDARAVLEADGLQPYVDLFSAQYLAFGDPAEKVAQWWDLAALGQLYAEFVDTHAPTLASWAARDDAPAGHQAFADYVRALTAWRRLPYLDPGLPTDLLPASWSGTTAAETFFALHALLADPAHDFVTAEAGAVRPG, encoded by the coding sequence GTGACGACGACCGAGCTGGGCGGCGGCCTCGACGGCGGCGGCGAGCGGGGGCCCCTGCCGCCGCGTGCGCTGATCGTCACCCTGCTCGGCCTCTACGTCCGTGAGTTCGGCGGCTGGATCAGCGTCAGCGCGCTGATCCGGCTGATGGCTGCGGCCGGCGTCGACGAGCAGGCCGTCCGATCGTCGCTCTCCCGGCTCAAGCGGCGCGGCATCGTCGAGGCCGAGCGGCACGACGGAGTGGCCGGCTACGCGCTGTCCGACTATGCCCGGCAGGTGCTCGAGCTCGGCGACCGCCGGATCTTCGCCCGCCCCGAGGAGCACTCGCGCGGATGGGTCGTCGTGGTCTTCTCGGTGCCCGAGTCCGAGCGGCAGAAGCGGCACGCGCTGCGGGCCAGGCTCTCCTGGCTGGGCTTCGGCACGGTGTCGTCGGGAGTGTGGATCGCGCCCGGCCACCTCGCGGACGACGCGCGGGCGGTCCTCGAGGCCGATGGGCTCCAGCCCTACGTCGACCTGTTCAGCGCCCAGTACCTCGCGTTCGGCGACCCGGCCGAGAAGGTCGCGCAGTGGTGGGACCTGGCCGCCCTGGGCCAGCTGTACGCCGAGTTCGTGGACACGCACGCCCCGACCCTGGCGTCGTGGGCCGCCCGCGACGACGCACCGGCCGGCCACCAGGCCTTCGCCGACTACGTCCGGGCGCTGACCGCCTGGCGGCGACTCCCCTACCTCGACCCGGGACTGCCCACCGACCTGCTCCCGGCGTCGTGGTCGGGGACGACAGCAGCCGAGACGTTCTTCGCGCTGCACGCCCTGCTGGCCGATCCGGCCCACGACTTCGTCACCGCGGAGGCCGGAGCCGTTCGTCCGGGATGA
- a CDS encoding AMP-binding protein, whose product MPSPTDDAALSPSGYTDTFARDHLPPAADWPTLEFTTPELQYPERLNAAVELLDATIARHGADRPALRTPDGTVWTYGELQERVDQVAAVLTEDLGLVPGNRVLLRSPNNPWTVAAWLGTLKAGGVVVTTMAALRARELGPIVEKTRPAVALVDHRFVEDVETVRDTVAPDLVVVAYGGDTDDDLTRRSQSKPGTFAAVDTAADDVALFGPTSGSTGVPKITTHFHRDILSIDNTFGRHTLRLTEDDVVACTAPFAFTFGLGMLVVFTLRAGACALVTEAATPAQLAELVEAHGVTVLATAPTAYKQIMKAGHLPKLRGLRAAVSAGEHIPQEVWEAIRAELGLAIIDGIGATEMLHIFISAAGDDIRAGSTGKPVPGYRATVLGPDDQPVPPGTEGRLAVIGPVGCRYLDDDRQHAYVVDGWNVTGDTFVQDEDGYFFYRARTDSMIVSSGYNIGAPEVEAAIDTHPDVVETGVVGEADPERGSIVSAFVVLREGVVGDDAKAREIQDHVKATLAPYKYPRRVRFVDQLPRNTSGKLQHFKLRDLTQENS is encoded by the coding sequence ATGCCGAGCCCGACCGACGACGCCGCGCTCTCCCCCAGCGGCTACACCGACACCTTCGCGCGTGACCACCTCCCGCCGGCCGCCGACTGGCCCACGCTGGAGTTCACGACGCCCGAGCTGCAGTACCCCGAGCGCCTCAACGCCGCGGTGGAGCTGCTCGACGCCACCATCGCGCGGCACGGCGCCGACCGGCCAGCCCTGCGCACCCCCGACGGGACGGTGTGGACCTACGGCGAGCTGCAGGAGCGGGTCGACCAGGTCGCGGCCGTGCTCACCGAGGACCTCGGCCTCGTGCCGGGCAACCGGGTGCTGCTCCGCTCGCCCAACAACCCGTGGACCGTCGCCGCCTGGCTGGGCACGCTCAAGGCCGGAGGTGTCGTCGTCACCACCATGGCGGCCCTGCGCGCCCGCGAGCTCGGACCGATCGTCGAGAAGACCCGGCCAGCCGTCGCCCTGGTCGACCACCGGTTCGTCGAGGACGTCGAGACGGTGCGCGACACCGTGGCCCCCGACCTCGTGGTGGTCGCCTACGGCGGCGACACGGACGACGACCTCACCCGGCGCAGCCAGTCCAAGCCGGGCACGTTCGCAGCGGTCGACACCGCCGCGGACGACGTCGCCCTCTTCGGCCCGACGTCCGGCAGCACCGGCGTCCCGAAGATCACCACGCACTTCCACCGCGACATCCTGTCGATCGACAACACCTTCGGCCGGCACACGCTCCGGCTCACCGAGGACGACGTGGTGGCGTGCACCGCCCCGTTCGCCTTCACCTTCGGGCTCGGCATGCTCGTCGTCTTCACGCTCCGGGCCGGCGCCTGTGCGCTCGTCACCGAGGCTGCCACGCCCGCCCAGCTGGCCGAGCTGGTGGAGGCGCACGGGGTGACCGTCCTCGCGACCGCCCCCACCGCCTACAAGCAGATCATGAAAGCCGGCCACCTCCCGAAGCTGCGCGGGCTGCGCGCGGCGGTGAGCGCCGGCGAGCACATCCCGCAGGAGGTGTGGGAGGCGATCCGGGCCGAGCTCGGGCTCGCCATCATCGACGGCATCGGCGCCACCGAGATGCTGCACATCTTCATCTCCGCCGCCGGCGACGACATCCGCGCCGGGAGCACGGGCAAGCCCGTTCCCGGTTACCGCGCGACGGTGCTCGGCCCGGACGACCAGCCCGTGCCACCGGGCACCGAGGGACGGCTCGCCGTCATCGGGCCCGTGGGTTGCCGCTACCTCGACGACGACCGGCAGCACGCCTACGTCGTCGACGGGTGGAACGTCACCGGCGACACCTTCGTCCAGGACGAGGACGGCTACTTCTTCTACCGGGCGCGCACCGACAGCATGATCGTGTCGTCCGGCTACAACATCGGCGCCCCCGAGGTGGAGGCCGCCATCGACACCCACCCCGACGTCGTCGAGACGGGTGTCGTGGGCGAGGCCGACCCCGAGCGAGGCTCCATCGTCAGCGCCTTCGTCGTGCTGCGGGAGGGCGTCGTCGGTGACGACGCCAAGGCCCGCGAGATCCAGGACCACGTCAAGGCCACCCTGGCGCCGTACAAGTACCCGCGCCGGGTGCGTTTCGTCGACCAGCTGCCCCGCAACACCAGCGGCAAGCTCCAGCACTTCAAGCTGCGCGACCTGACCCAGGAGAACTCATGA